Proteins from a single region of Synechococcus sp. WH 8109:
- a CDS encoding gamma-glutamylcyclotransferase family protein: MLKGAKRDRDGIVDGFIEIQHRGYPMLLRGKGAVSGEVYWVPEPCWPALDDWEEVPDVYQRSSATLRDGRSVWLYEAAPGIN; encoded by the coding sequence TTGCTGAAGGGCGCTAAACGCGACCGAGACGGCATAGTTGACGGCTTCATCGAGATCCAGCACCGGGGCTACCCGATGCTGCTGCGGGGCAAAGGGGCCGTTTCAGGAGAGGTTTATTGGGTGCCCGAGCCTTGTTGGCCAGCCTTGGATGATTGGGAGGAGGTGCCTGATGTGTACCAACGCAGCAGCGCTACCCTCAGGGATGGCCGCAGCGTATGGCTCTACGAAGCAGCTCCAGGGATTAATTAG
- a CDS encoding GAF domain-containing protein, translated as MQAAPKPINEAARLRSLSEYRILGTKPEKAFDNITRMASEICQSPIALISLVDEKRQWFKSKVGLEASETTRDISFCAHTILDSKPLVVEDALFDEKFRDNPLVQEEPHIRLYAGFPLKTDINHRIGTLCVIDRIPKSLTNSQYKVMEGLAEQATTLLELRRRSLALMDEFCQMHHAQGLITTCSYCKSIRDSEGVWQPIERFLMQHSTLNFSHGICPECMNMHFPDVQSTRTESPNNQG; from the coding sequence ATGCAGGCAGCGCCCAAGCCGATCAACGAAGCAGCCAGGCTGAGATCACTCAGTGAATATCGGATCCTGGGAACCAAGCCTGAGAAAGCGTTTGACAACATCACCCGGATGGCGTCAGAGATCTGTCAATCTCCGATTGCCCTGATCTCCTTGGTGGACGAGAAGCGTCAGTGGTTCAAATCGAAGGTGGGGCTTGAGGCCAGCGAAACCACCCGGGATATCTCCTTCTGTGCCCATACGATCCTCGATTCCAAACCTCTAGTGGTGGAGGACGCGCTATTTGATGAGAAATTCCGCGACAACCCCCTCGTTCAGGAAGAACCCCACATCCGGCTTTATGCGGGCTTCCCGCTGAAAACAGACATTAACCACCGCATTGGAACGCTTTGCGTAATTGATCGCATTCCCAAATCACTCACGAATTCGCAATACAAGGTGATGGAAGGCCTGGCGGAACAGGCCACCACACTTTTGGAACTAAGACGCCGATCCCTTGCCCTGATGGATGAGTTCTGCCAAATGCATCACGCTCAAGGCTTAATCACCACCTGCAGTTACTGCAAATCAATCCGCGACAGCGAAGGGGTCTGGCAGCCGATCGAACGATTCCTGATGCAGCACAGCACGCTGAATTTCAGCCATGGCATCTGTCCCGAATGCATGAACATGCACTTTCCCGACGTGCAAAGCACTCGAACGGAGTCGCCGAACAATCAGGGGTGA
- a CDS encoding NifU family protein: protein MSTETMALTLENVEKVLDELRPFLMADGGNVEVVELDGPIVKVRLQGACGSCPSSTMTLKMGIERKMRESIPEVSEVVQVL, encoded by the coding sequence ATGAGCACTGAAACCATGGCCCTCACGCTTGAGAACGTGGAGAAGGTGCTGGATGAGCTGCGCCCCTTCCTGATGGCCGACGGCGGCAATGTTGAAGTGGTGGAACTGGACGGCCCGATCGTGAAGGTGCGCCTGCAGGGCGCCTGCGGCAGCTGTCCCAGCAGCACGATGACTTTGAAGATGGGCATCGAACGCAAGATGCGCGAGTCGATCCCTGAAGTGAGTGAAGTGGTGCAGGTGCTCTGA
- a CDS encoding malate:quinone oxidoreductase has protein sequence MQHDGSFNPEAHYDAVLVGAGIMSATLAALLHELDQQLRILLVERLEAPALESSAAVNNAGTGHAANCELNYTPMQADGTVATAKAVAINASFERSLEFWSSLQERRDLDTSSFLHQAAHISAVWTPENIAFLRQRFSQLKDLPAFARMRWSEDQSELTEWMPLVMAGRDLKQRLAATRIDRGTDVDFGTLTRAYLMPLQQRGALSVEYGTQVQDLKRLRRSDMTEADWRVVLQGPSGKKEVRAPFVFLGAGGGALPLLQRSGIPEAADFAGFPVSGLWLVCGDAQLADRQRAKVYGKAAVGAPPMSVPHLDTRWIDGKRSLLFGPFAGFSSKFLKQGSLLDLPASVRATNLLPMLQVGATNFELVQYLINQLRQSPAERHEALQQFMPTARTEDWTLSVAGQRVQIIKRSKQGGRLQLGTEVVASGDGSLAALLGASPGASTAVTIMLEVLQRCFKERFDSYAWQQRLQALLPSIHEDPQQDPQVLNRMRERSDALLGLTA, from the coding sequence GTGCAGCACGACGGTTCGTTCAACCCAGAGGCCCACTACGACGCCGTGCTGGTGGGCGCTGGAATCATGAGCGCCACCCTGGCGGCGCTGCTGCATGAACTCGACCAGCAGCTGCGGATTCTTCTGGTGGAGCGCCTCGAGGCGCCTGCTCTGGAGAGCAGCGCAGCGGTGAACAATGCCGGTACCGGCCATGCCGCCAACTGCGAGTTGAACTACACCCCGATGCAGGCGGATGGCACCGTCGCGACGGCCAAAGCGGTGGCCATCAATGCCTCGTTTGAACGCAGCCTTGAGTTCTGGAGTTCGCTGCAGGAGCGGCGCGACCTCGACACCAGCAGCTTCCTTCACCAGGCGGCTCACATCAGCGCCGTGTGGACGCCGGAGAACATTGCCTTCTTGCGTCAGCGCTTCAGCCAACTGAAAGACCTACCGGCCTTTGCTCGGATGCGCTGGAGCGAAGACCAGAGCGAGCTCACCGAGTGGATGCCCCTGGTAATGGCGGGACGCGATCTCAAGCAGCGATTGGCGGCCACCCGAATTGACCGGGGTACGGACGTGGATTTCGGCACCCTCACCCGGGCCTATTTGATGCCGTTGCAGCAGAGAGGAGCGCTCAGCGTTGAGTACGGCACCCAGGTTCAAGACCTCAAACGCCTGCGTCGCAGCGACATGACCGAGGCCGACTGGCGCGTGGTGCTTCAAGGGCCCTCCGGCAAAAAGGAAGTGCGTGCCCCCTTTGTCTTCCTTGGTGCCGGGGGTGGTGCCCTGCCGCTCCTGCAACGCTCCGGGATTCCGGAGGCGGCTGATTTTGCGGGCTTCCCTGTGAGTGGCCTCTGGTTGGTTTGCGGTGATGCCCAGCTGGCGGATCGTCAGCGGGCCAAGGTTTACGGCAAGGCGGCGGTGGGAGCTCCACCGATGTCGGTGCCCCACCTCGACACTCGCTGGATCGATGGCAAGCGGTCGCTGCTGTTCGGCCCCTTTGCCGGCTTCAGTAGCAAGTTCCTCAAGCAGGGTTCCCTGTTGGACCTCCCCGCTTCCGTGAGGGCCACCAATTTGCTGCCCATGCTGCAGGTGGGGGCTACCAATTTCGAATTGGTGCAGTATTTGATCAATCAGCTGCGCCAGAGCCCAGCAGAGCGGCATGAGGCGCTGCAGCAGTTCATGCCCACAGCCCGCACCGAAGACTGGACCCTCTCGGTGGCGGGCCAGCGGGTGCAGATCATCAAACGCAGCAAGCAGGGCGGACGGCTGCAGCTGGGAACTGAGGTGGTGGCCTCCGGCGATGGCTCCCTGGCGGCGTTGCTGGGAGCCTCCCCAGGAGCGAGTACGGCGGTGACGATCATGTTGGAAGTGCTGCAGCGCTGTTTCAAGGAACGGTTCGACAGCTACGCCTGGCAGCAACGCCTGCAAGCGCTCTTGCCCAGCATCCATGAAGATCCCCAGCAGGATCCCCAGGTGTTGAACCGGATGCGGGAACGCAGCGATGCCCTGCTGGGTCTCACCGCCTGA
- a CDS encoding multidrug efflux SMR transporter: MSNPWTLLLLAISAEVIGTSCLRLSEGMTRPLPTLLVFSAYALAMALLSKVVLSIPLGITYALWSGIGTVVIVLVGRFAYSQTLQPAQLIGIALITTGVVLVNLGE; this comes from the coding sequence ATGAGCAATCCCTGGACCCTGCTACTGCTAGCGATCAGCGCTGAGGTGATAGGCACCTCCTGCCTGCGGCTTTCGGAAGGCATGACCCGACCGCTGCCCACACTGCTGGTGTTCAGCGCCTATGCCCTTGCGATGGCCCTGCTCTCCAAGGTGGTGCTAAGTATTCCCCTTGGGATTACGTATGCCCTTTGGAGCGGCATTGGCACTGTGGTAATCGTGCTGGTTGGCCGGTTTGCCTACAGCCAGACGCTGCAGCCCGCCCAATTGATTGGCATCGCTCTAATCACTACCGGGGTGGTGTTGGTGAATCTGGGGGAATGA
- the lepA gene encoding translation elongation factor 4 produces MTDAPVSRIRNFCIIAHIDHGKSTLADRLLQDTGTVANRDMQDQFLDNMDLERERGITIKLQAARMNYTAADGEEYVLNLIDTPGHVDFSYEVSRSLQACEGALLVVDASQGVEAQTLANVYLALANDLEIIPVLNKIDLPGADPDRIKEEVEAIIGLDCDNAIPCSAKTGMGVPEILQAVVDRVPPPKDAVEEPTKALIFDSYYDPYRGVIVYFRVMSGRINCKDKVLLMASKKTYELDEIGIMAPDQKKVDELHAGEVGYLAASIKAVADARVGDTITLVNAPADEPLPGYTEAKPMVFCGLFPTEADQYPDLRDALDKLQLSDAALKYEPETSSAMGFGFRCGFLGLLHMEIVQERLEREYDLDLIVTAPSVIYKVNMIDGSEAMVDNPATLPDPQKRESIEEPYVRMEIYAPNEYNGALMGLCQERRGDYIDMKYITTDRVTLIYELPLAEVVTDFFDQMKTRTQGYASMEYSLIGYRKNQLVRLDVLINGERADALTTIVHQDKAYNVGKALVEKLKELIPRQQFKIPIQASIGSRIIASTSISAIRKDVLAKCYGGDISRKKKLLKKQAKGKKRMKAMGKVDVPQEAFMAVLKLNDGGGS; encoded by the coding sequence ATGACCGACGCCCCCGTCTCACGGATCCGCAATTTCTGCATCATTGCCCACATCGACCACGGCAAGTCGACCCTGGCCGACCGCTTGCTGCAGGACACGGGCACCGTGGCCAACCGGGACATGCAGGACCAGTTCCTGGACAACATGGATCTGGAGCGGGAGCGGGGGATCACGATCAAGCTCCAGGCTGCCCGGATGAACTACACGGCGGCCGATGGGGAGGAGTACGTCCTCAACCTGATCGATACCCCAGGCCACGTCGACTTTTCCTACGAGGTGAGCCGCAGCCTTCAGGCCTGTGAGGGGGCGCTGCTGGTGGTGGATGCCAGCCAGGGCGTGGAAGCCCAGACCCTGGCCAACGTGTATCTGGCGCTGGCTAACGATCTCGAGATCATTCCGGTGCTCAACAAGATCGATCTTCCCGGTGCCGATCCGGATCGGATCAAGGAGGAGGTGGAGGCGATCATCGGCCTCGATTGTGATAACGCCATTCCCTGCTCGGCCAAGACCGGTATGGGTGTGCCCGAGATCCTGCAGGCGGTGGTGGACCGTGTGCCCCCACCGAAGGATGCGGTGGAGGAGCCCACCAAGGCCCTGATTTTCGACTCCTATTACGACCCCTACCGGGGTGTGATCGTCTACTTCCGGGTGATGAGCGGCCGGATCAACTGCAAAGACAAGGTGCTGTTGATGGCCAGCAAGAAGACCTATGAGCTCGATGAGATCGGGATCATGGCGCCCGATCAGAAGAAGGTGGATGAGCTCCACGCCGGTGAGGTGGGCTACTTAGCGGCGTCGATCAAGGCCGTGGCGGATGCCCGTGTGGGCGACACGATCACCCTGGTGAACGCACCGGCGGATGAGCCGTTGCCGGGCTACACCGAGGCCAAGCCGATGGTGTTCTGCGGTTTGTTCCCCACCGAAGCCGACCAGTACCCGGATCTGCGAGATGCCCTCGACAAGCTGCAGCTCTCTGATGCGGCGCTGAAGTATGAGCCGGAAACCAGCAGCGCCATGGGCTTCGGCTTCCGCTGCGGCTTCCTTGGCCTCCTTCACATGGAGATCGTGCAGGAGCGGCTCGAGCGTGAATACGACCTGGATCTGATCGTCACCGCGCCATCGGTGATCTACAAGGTGAACATGATCGATGGCTCGGAAGCGATGGTGGACAATCCCGCCACGCTCCCTGATCCGCAGAAGCGCGAGTCGATCGAAGAGCCCTACGTGCGCATGGAGATCTATGCACCGAACGAATACAACGGCGCCTTGATGGGCCTGTGCCAGGAACGGCGTGGGGATTACATCGACATGAAGTACATCACCACCGATCGGGTGACGTTGATCTATGAATTGCCGCTGGCTGAGGTGGTGACCGACTTCTTCGATCAGATGAAGACGCGCACTCAGGGCTATGCCTCGATGGAATACAGCCTGATCGGCTATCGCAAGAACCAGCTGGTGCGCCTGGATGTGTTGATCAACGGCGAGCGCGCTGATGCCCTCACCACGATCGTCCATCAAGACAAGGCCTACAACGTGGGTAAGGCCTTGGTGGAGAAACTCAAGGAACTCATTCCCCGCCAGCAGTTCAAGATCCCCATTCAGGCATCCATCGGCAGCCGGATCATTGCTTCTACCAGCATCAGCGCCATCCGTAAGGATGTGCTCGCCAAGTGCTACGGCGGTGACATTTCACGGAAGAAAAAACTGCTGAAGAAGCAGGCCAAGGGCAAGAAGCGGATGAAGGCGATGGGCAAGGTGGATGTGCCCCAGGAGGCCTTCATGGCGGTGCTAAAGCTGAATGATGGAGGGGGGAGCTGA